CCCCCCATCTATTCTTAAACTTTTTCATATATATCTTCACTTCCTAATTCTAGTGTACATATCCCTGTATACATGGTATCTGTGGGCATATGTCTGtttcttataaagacacatatttgtgcatgtgtgtgtgtgtatgtgtgtgtgtgtaagcataCATGGGAATTTTTATGAATGTAAGCAGTTTTGATGTGTCCGTATGTCAATCTGTATCTACATTTGATGGACTGAGTAAGAATGTTGCATGTGAGAGAGGGGGTGTAACTGTGGACTCAGATTGACACACACAGGTTGGTGGAAGAATAGCTTTAGTCTTCTTCCTTGGTCCCATGTGTAGGTAACCTTGCTTGACAAATCTTTCTCCTAACTTTCCTTCTTCTGAATTGTGCATAGAGACTCTGCTAACTTCCCTGTTTGCACTCAGATAACTTCCTACTTCAACCCCCTCCTTTATCTTGGATTTCTAAGGTTTTTCCCCAATAATGGGAATGGTGAGGGTGGGGATGAGAGACTCTCTAAACAATTTTTGCAGAACCAGTGACAATCTTATGAATACAATGAATAAGTAAGTATATAGTAGGGTGATAGAATACAGATAGTAGAAACAAAGAGAGTACAGCCAACCTTTTCAGCACTTCTCTCAGCAAATGGAAACACACGGTAGCTTTCTGACTACATTATTTTCTGGTCACTTTTAAAGAAAGTTTACAACCTGTTTTGAAACTATTTGTCTTTTCACTGGCTGTAAGTGTACCCCAATCTCAGGGAGTATATCTGGAGTGCCCCAGGCAAAAGATCCACTCATTCGCCTGAACTGACTCGAAGGGCTGCATTTCTCTGAGTTTACGAAATTGTGTCATTATGGTCCCCATACAGTGGTATTTAACTTTTAAAGCAACTTTTAAGAAAACTCTActtgtattttgttcattttaagtgTGTGGTACTAAAAAGACATGTTAGACTTTTTCAAAAAGCACTTACGttttgaaaatagaataaataataagaatttcCAATTAAATCATGTCTGGTGCCAATGTGTAAAACTTTACATGTGTTTTTGTGATTGGAGTTTATTTCATGGCTTTATTCTACATACTCTGCTTAATTATACAGTACAGTCAAAGCTCATTCATTGGTTTGAAgtagaataatattaatatatagtatataatacatttataatatattagataatatatgtaaagaaatgCAGTTTAATCATTCAAATACATACCCACTCAAACAAGGCTTACTAAATTCAAGCGGGCTTATTGACATCTATagggaacattttcttttcttttcttttctgtttttaagacagagtcttgctctgtcgcccaggctggagcgcagtgggttgatcttggctcactgcaaccgctgcctcccggattcaagcgattctcctgtctcagccttccgagtagctgggatcacaggcatgtgccaccacgcccagctcattttttttgtatttttagtagagacggggtttcaccatgttggccaggctggtctcgaactcttgacctcaggtgatccacctgcctcagcctcccaaagtgttgggattacactcgtgacccaccgcacctggcctgtaggGAACATTttctgatgaatgaataaaacagatttttactCAGCATTTCAATTGTGTACAAATGGTGCTTCTTCCCTAATGAAGggtattttaaaacaacttgtttttctaaatattaaaaatatttggcagAATCTTGTTTATGCTATTTGTTAGCCTTTTCTATAACAGGATTTATTCAGCAAGGATGAACATTGTCTCCACAGTTCCATCCTGGTTAATGAAATTTTACTACATTCTGGGAATCTTACACAACTGGTGGGGCAAAAGTCATTCTTCACCACAGCTGGCAAAACCTCTGCCATTCCTTTTTCTGTTTACCAAGTACCTAGTATCTGCACTAATGCAGCAGAGATTAAGATAGTATTTTCCACATttggtcttcatttcctttttaacttgAGTAACCTCAGGTGTTGGTTTGTCCAGGACAGCCCCCATTTATGCCTGTCTTACTGGCATAATCATCAATAACACTGTGTCACTCTCAAAAAATGTCTCAGTTTGAAAGATATGGTCACCCCTATATTTAGTTGATGTGTGATTTCTTTTAAGGCTAAGCCAAAAAACCAAGAACTTATTCTCAAACCACTGGTAGTACTTGCGCAGTAGTGGTATGGGGGTAAGGATGACAGTGGGGGGGAAACTCCCTTCACCACCGAATATAGAATTATTTGGCATAATGGCTCTTAAATAACCAATATTTGAGCACATACCAAATGCCATTGTTATATAGGCACTTAGCATGAgccattttatcttcacaattgCCATGTAAGATAGATACTGCCATCTCCATCTTACAAGTAAGTGAACTGAGGCACTGAGGGTTTAAGTAAATTGCCCCAAATCAATCATCTAATAAGTAatagagctggaatttgaacccatgcagtctgactccagagttcaCATTCTCAACAACTACACGCTCCAAGGAAAATGACATTAAGGGAGTGGTGTGAAAACAAGGGTCAGTTGAAGACAGTTGAAGTGTCACTGGACAGATAGTGAAATGAGCAGAGAAGACTGCTCATTCACTGAAGGGCGGTGCCCTTGTAATTTGTTTGCCTCCCCTTCTGGGGAAAGGCAGGGGAAAGCACCAAAAGAAATGGCACAGCCCAACCTGAACTTACCGGTTCAAATGTTAGCTTTAGCAATAATGATTGAGGAAAGTgagtcaagtaacttgcccagtcAAGTAACTTCACCCTAGCAAGCTTTGAAGGCAAGATTGAACCTACTTCCTCTGATCTCAAGTCCTCCAACTGCAAATACAGTACATTGAGAAGGGATATCTTCCCAATTTAAGAACCATATGGGTATTACGAATGTGGAAAATTGAGGTGAGGGAACTGTGGCAGgatttgtgctttcttttttttttttttttttttgagacggagtctcgctctgtcgcccaggctggagtgcagtggccggatctcagctcactgcaagctccacctcccgggttcacgccattctcctgcctcagcctcccgagtagctgggactacaggcgcctgccacctcgcccggctagttttttgtattttttagtagagacggggtttcaccgtgttagccaggatggtctcgatctcctgacctcgtgatccacccgtctcggcctcccaaagtgctgggattacaggcttgagccaccgcgcccggccggatttgTGCTTTCTTAACCATGAGCAAGCGTCTAGCCTCCCTTTGAGATTAGCTGCAGGAATAGGTTGCCAATTCCAGAGCATTGTGCAACAATTTATCTTTCTCCATAGCTGAATCATCTTGCCACATTGCATAGGGTACTTGGATAGTGTTTCCAGTTGAGAACCATTCAGCCGTTTGTTACTAGATCAGAAAGGACACATGAAACAAGACCTTTTCATGTCGTCCAGAATTTAGGGTGTCAATTGGCCAGTCTATCTCCTGCTCTCTTTCCGCTGCCTATCCCTGAAGGCCCAGGACAAGTCCCATTTCTCCTTATGTTGCCAGTCATCATTATCTCACCTTTCAGTCAAGTCCTCTAGCTTCTCCTGTCTATAAACATGTgcagttttctctttaaaaaatttccgGGCTCTGACGTCCCCTCAGGCTGTTAGACTAACTCCTTCCTTTCACAATCACAGTTTTTCAAAGAGGAAGCTACATTTAACTGTTTGCTTCACTTCTTAAACCCCCACAATCTGGCTTTCTCCCCTGCCTCCATAGGGCACCAGTGAGTTTCTAATGGCCAAAAGGGGTCTTTGACCATTCCTTGTCTTCTTTCTGACATCTTTTTCTCCTCTCAACCCTTATACACAGGCATTTCCAAAAATGACACTCTTCTTCCTAGTTCAGAGGTCCTCACCAGGATGTAGGGTAGGTTttgtgacatgatctgatttacttatttttggaGGCTCACTCTGCTGGCTGCAAAGATAATGGATTGTAGGGCAGCAAGAATGGAAGCAAAGCCCAGGTAGATACTGCAGAAAGTTCAAGTGAGAGATAATAGTATCCACACTATAGTGGTGGAAGTACAGAGTGAGAGAAGTGAATGTGTCTAAGGCACGTCTTTGACGTAGAACCGATGGAAATTGCTGATGGGCTGGATCTGCAggtgaaggaaaggaagaaagccaAATAACTCCCAGGTTTCTGACTTAGGCAACTGAATAGATGTTGGTATCTTTACTGAGCTATGAAAGATAGAAAAGGAGTGGAAAGAACTTGGATGGGGAAATTGGGAGCTTGGTTTTGAAAATGTTGGATATAACTATTAGGCATCCCAGTGGAGAAAGCCACATCCCTTGGCTATATCAGCCACTCTTATGACTTCAACTTTCTCCTCTTTATatggaaaatgtgtgtgtgtgtgtgtgtgtgtgtgtgtgtgtgtgtcactgcAATCGTTTAACCCATTAATTTCTGAAACTTTTCAacacttttaaaatcagaatccATGTCCATTCTGTCCTACTGTATGAGTTCTTCCTCCTGATTGCCCTCTTTCTTATATTGCTACCTCTAGCCTTCTCCTTACCCAGAGTTTACATTTAAGAGTTTTCAGCAACACTTTTCCATCTTCCTCCCTCTCACCAATATCCAAGTAATAAAGAAGTCCTGTTGAACCTATCCTGTacattatttctcctttgttcccATTGCCCCCACCCTAGTTTTAAATCATTATCACTTCTTATTTGGACCATTGTGGCACTCTAACTGCCCCTAGCCTTTTAATGACTAATCTTTCCTACACACTGCTACTATAGAAATCTTTTTTCCTTACTATTTCTGTctaaatgtgttttctcatttccCACAGAATGTAGTCTATTCTCTTTAGCCTGGTATTCAATGTTCTTCATGATCTGGCCCTTTTAGCTAAACTCgactataatttttctcttttgtgtttttgtttatgcTGTTCATTCTAGTCAGCATGCCTTCTCCTGGCTCCTATCAAGCAAAATCTTACCCACCTTCTAAGACCCTCTCAAATGCCACCAAGGTGAATTCtagttaccatttattaaataccagTTATTTAGTACTTAATACTTATTTATTAAGTAGTCTAAGCACCCTACATTCATTGTCTGACTCTGCATTGCCTTTGGTTTCTTGTGTATTTGCCCCATCTTCTGTATAAGAATGCAAATTCCCTGAGAGCAGAGATCACATTATAATTTATCTTTGAATCCTCAACTGTACTGTACACTTAATATcagataaatgtttgatgaatgaacaACTGCAGACCTTTTAACTAGTTGCTATgggaagatataaataaaagaaacataagatCTTACATTCTGGTTACAGAGCACATCACCAGAACACCCCCAAGATTTTCAGAATAAGTATTGAAGGGATACAAAATGGAGGGTGAACAAAGTTATATCATAACACAAAGTCATCCTGGAGGAATCAAGTTTATATAATAACGGGAATGTAAAATGGCTTCAGTGTCAGACTGACCTAATTTTGAATTCCTGCTTATCtgcttgttattttgttttttaaatttttttttagagacggagtctcgctctgtcgcccaggctggagtgcagtggccggatctcagctcactgcaagctccgcctcccgggtttacgccattctcctgcctcagcctcccaagtagctgggactacaggcgcccgccacctcgcccggctagttttttgtattttttagtagagacggggtttcaccatgttagccaggatggtctggatctcctgacctggtgatccgcccgtctcggcctcccaaagtgctgggattacaggcttgagccaccgcacccggccttatctGCTTGTTAAGTATGTGATTTTGAACAGTTGTTTCTCTCTCTAaactgcatctgtaaaatgggtgtatTGCAACCTCCTTTATAGGACTGTTgcaaggatgaaatgagataatatatccAATGTGCATGTCACaatcttcaataaatgtttaaagtctAAAAAGCAAGCCAGATTTTAAATATAGTAAGGATATTGGGTTGTCCCAGTGGTGTTAGTAAGTCAGTTTGGGTTGCCACGAGAATTGAGGGCCTGAGCACTGGCCACCTTGTTTCAGATCATAGCGGCCTCCAGGAACCTCCAAATGCCGATGGTAATTCTAAAACCACCTCAGATGGTCTTAAACTGGACCCTCACACCAAATCTAAAATATTTCCCTAAGCTGCAGAAACAAAAGGAGGTAGAAGGAGAAGAGCTGCAGTTGCCAAACACCACTGCTTGCAACCTTCCTACCACATTAATGTTCAAGGAGTTACATTTGACATCATTGCTCGATTGGAATCTACCAAGCAATTTCCACTGCACCAGCCAGTCTCTTGGGAAGGTGCTATCAGATTTGCCAGAGTAAATTATTGAGATTGTCAACTTTCATGTGGACATGGATAGTTaatgatgaaaagaaatgaactacaAAATTGCATCACAGAATTTACTGTGTAAACTTTTCAAACCATTTGTGCCATTAAATAGCGcccccaccaaaaaataaaaataaaaaaaaagcctatCCTTCGGATAGGCAGCTGATGTAACTGGATGGTGGGGGCTCTAGGTGGCCACATTCTATCTGTGTTTATATGGTTAAATGGATGAAATAGATGTGTTTGCAGATTGAAACAATTCATAAAGAGTtgaggctacttttttttttttttttttgagacagagtcttgcactgttgcccagactggagtgcagtggctcgatctcggctcactgcaagctccgcctcctgggttcacgccattctcctgcctcagcctccctttttttttttttttctggtcttagCGCTAAAACTCAAAATCGCGGTTATTTTAGTGGTTAGCCCGGACTCTTCCGTTGCTCAAACCTCTGGAAACTACATCTCCCAGCATGCTGTGAAACTGGTCTGACTTCATCTCAAATGGCCCCGTAGGGCAACAAGGATGGTTAGTTTTGACCCTATTTATTTGTGCCATAAAACAATCGATCCTAATTGACAGCTATTTGGACTTTTACATCTGCCAAACCCTTTTTCTTGAACTGTGGTCGCTAAATGAGGGGAGTCTGGTCTGGGAAGTCCCATCTATTCCTTCAacagggtggggagtggggatagTGTCTCCGGCGATCTCAAGAATAGGAGGGAATGTTGACCAGGGAGCACCGCTGCGGCCGATCAGAGGAGCAGGAACTGGAGCCCTGGCCGAGTCCGAAAAAAGCCAGATCTGGAAGGTGCCTGCGGAACGGTTTTAAGTGGAAGATGGAGGAGCCGGAGGAACCGGCGGACAGTGGGCAGTCGCTGATCCCGGTTTATATCTATAGTCCCGAGTATGTCAGTATGTGTGACTCCCTGGCCAAGATCCCCAAACGGGTAAGAGAAGTCGGGATGAAAGACCATGGGCTtttgtggtgggggtgggggcagtggacGAAAGAACGTTAGGAAGCGGAGAGGACACCGGGCTGGGGGAAATCTTCAGAAATTTCGACTAGCTGTATCAGATACCTAAAGCTGTATCAGAAGGAAGTGTTCTCACATTGTTTCTGAGACCGCAGCATGTCTCTGCGGGACGCCCAACGGACAGGTaggagtgggggagggggtaCGGAGGCGGGGAGAGGACGCAGTTTCCACTCCTAGGGGACCACTGAAGTCGTGGGAAAACAAGCTGCAGGGGGAAAGTGTTCCATCACCTACCTAAGGCCTGGTAGCTTTCACCTTAGAGATTTTGATACTTTGTATCTGTATTGTCTAAAGTGTATTGTAACTGTTAACAGAAGGGAAGCCAGTTGAAACAAAGTTAATCCGTTCCTTTGTTCAGGATAATGAGATTGACGGGGATTTTGCTGAATTAAACTTTTAAGactatttctgctttttttttttttttcttcccccgcTGATGTTTTTAGGCCAGTATGGTACATTCTTTGATTGAAGCATATGCACTGCATAAGCAAATGAGGTAAGTTGTCTTTCTTGAACGTAGCCCTGAAGCTAGGTGTTCCTAGCCTTAATATCCTGCTTCACAGTGGAGCAAGGAAGAGAACGGTctcttgaaaaaattattttagctttctGTGAGAGTATTCACAGTGTTTGTaatctgcctgtaatcccaagaaaGCTCTTGAAGAATTAAGAAAACTTGGGGGGCCAGgagcatggctcatgcctgtaatcccagcattttgggaggcctaggtggctggatcgcctgaggtcagtagtttgagaccagcctgcccaacatggcaaaaccccgtctctactaaaaatacacaaaaattagccgggtgtgatagcaggcgcctgtagtcccagctactcgggaggctgaggcaggagaatcgcttgaacccgggaggtggaggttgcagtgagcagagattacaccattgcactccagcctgggcaacaagagtgaaactctgtctcaaaaaaaaaaaaaaaaaaagagagagagagaaaagagaacttgGGACAGGGGGGTGGAAAGTGCAGGAAGCAGTTAAGGTTCATTAGAAATACAGCTCAAGTGCTTGGTTAAGTATCTCAGGGGTAGGTTCAGTGCATTGTGGAGATTTTAAGTACATTTGGGTATTAAAACCAGTCTGATACAAAAAGGTGTTCAGCTAGGAGgtgttccatttttcttttgattttgtttcattctAAACCAGATTTGAGGGTGTGAGTTCAACCTAAGACTTTTAGACAACCCACTACCACCACCAAACTTTAATGGGTGAGGCTGGAGACAGGTCAAGACCAAAGAAAACTGCTAAGACTGAGCCAGAACTCAAGAGAGAGCTGTTTCTTCCAAAAACATGAACTTGCTGTTTATTGCCATTTCTGTATTTGATGCCATTGTAAGAGCAAATATAACCTTGCCACATATAGGATTACTTATGACAATTTCTGGCCAAATAGCTAAGCGCCCATACCAGCTAGTGTGCTATGCTTCATTTATCTCCCAGAAGGTAGTGTAATAGGCTTTcagattttattcttattattaacaAAATCATTTTGTACCTTCTTAAGGGAATTTTtaagccttttgtttttttttttttttggtcagagtcttgctctgtcacccaggctggagtgctgtggcaccatcttggctcactgcaacttctgcctcccaggttcaagcgattctcctgcctctgcctccggagtagctgggactacaggcacatgccaccacacccattttaaaccattttttaacCCATATGGTTTGGTTAACATAGTAACTATATGCCTTCCATTAAAgttatttaacatttcaaaaaattattttatgacgAACAAGAtatcaaagcaaagcaaaactgTCCAGTTTGCTTACTGTTAAATAGGGAGGCTTTCAGTAAgtgttttttaacatttaacaaataaatggaagggTACTAGAAGAGGGAGCTTTTAGGACTGGGAAATATGGTCCAAGAcagtacaaatttttttttttaatgggtagATTTTTCACCTCTGATGGTATAGATGTGTCTTCTTTAAGAAGAAGCAAGAATTCTTGGGTCATGGCTATGTATTTCAGTTTTGAGTCCAAACCACAGGATTTCTTCCAGCTACCTTGGTGATAGTAATAGCCTGTATAGTCATATTAATTCATCATAAACTCATGGCTATGTTCCCATTCAGCAGACATTTAAAACCACTGCTGCCTCCCTGTGGCCCAGGTCAGGGCTCCTTCAACTTGAATGTGTATATGAATCACCTTAAAATATGTTATCTTGTTTCAAAATCATCATGTTAAAAATCTTCTTgttaaaaataatcttgtttaaaaatgataaaattcgGACTCAGGTCTGAGGCAAGTCTGaagttctgcatttctaacaagcaccTGGGGGATGCTGATGCTCCTAGTCTACAGACCACCCTTTAAGTGGCAAGGGCTAGAGAACAGTAGTGGCAGCTGTGGGGTCAAGAAGAGGAAATGGGGAATAGGCAGCTAGAGGTTAGATGTGGGAAGGCCTCTTATTGGGTTAGCTCCCTTTATTCCCTCACTCACttctatttgtcattttttgtgaGGAGTAGGTTGAGAGGTTCCAAGTGAAGCCCAGTTCCAACCATTTTGCCCCTTCTCGCCTCGCTCTCAGAGGCAGATAGGAGGGTTCAAGTCTAGAAACATTACATTTTGAGTTGCCCATTTTTTATCCGTTAATAGAATGATAGTTATCCACCAAGCATTTTTGTATGTGTTATCCTTTTATCTTCACATAAGTCCCATACagttccccattttacaaataagaaaactgaactcTGGAACAGTCAACTTACCTGAGGTTATAGAGCTAGTAAGTACAGAGTTAGAACAAGAACCCAATTCTCTGACTCCAAATCTGACTCCAAATTCAAAATGCATGATAACATAGCTGcctattaaaataaagatataactgAAAGGATTAGATAGCCCAATTAGCAACTGGTTCAAATGAAAATATCCCTGCCTATTAGTTTGTCCTGAAAGTTGTAACTCACAGGGTAAAGTCTGTCTGATACCTGATTATTTGTTTAACTTGAATATAATTACTTTTGTTTACCTACCTATAAACTCAAGGGAAAATCTATCCTCTTGCCCCTTATTAATAGAGTCACTACTGTAGATGTGAGGCAGTAAAGACCGCACAGTGCAGTGGAAGAACAGAATGTGTTTATTACTCTAGCCTATTGGAACAAGAAGTTGAGACTTGTATTTTCTTCTCAGACTGCTGGCTTCTGTTTCTAGCTTCTGGCATACACTGGATCTGACTCACTCACCTCTCTTTGTTCTCTCTGTTATTATTAGGATAGTTAAGCCCAAAGTGGCCTCCATGGAGGAGATGGCCACCTTCCACACTGATGCTTATCTGCAGCATCTCCAGAAGGTCAGCCAAGAGGGCGATGATGATCATCCGGACTCCATAGAATATGGGCTAGGTAAAGTCATTTACCAGGCAGTGATGGGAGATGGACAGCCTAATTTTTTAATAacttgtatgatttttaaatattttttcattaagaaATCATGTGTTAACTGTCGATCTTAATCTTTTGGTTTAGCCACATATAACTCACTAAACAAGCAAACCATATGAGTTGAGCAACACCACATGATGGGTTAGATGAAAGAAAACCTTTCAGTTGCTTAGGCCCTATTGGCAGTGCTCAGATCTGGTCTGGCTGTATATATGCTGATTTAGCTGTCCTGTGACCTTATATTTTAACTGGAATACAGATTTATGTTCTGGCTAAGTTTTTCTACCTCATCCCTCATTAAACagctgcattttttaaaactgtaagtgACCAGCAGGATAGTCTAGAAAAACAGCATGGTTTAGCAGAGGAACATTGAACTGGAGGGTCAAGAGAgctgagtcccaggcctggctctGTGTGACCACTGACAAGACATATCACCTGGGTTTCTCTATAGCCTGTGACTAGTTCATCAGGAAGGTTTATCCTTTCTAGCtctaaccttttaaaaaattatatcccCAACATTGGAGTTGTTTCTGTCTCACTTGGAGCTGTTATTAGCACAGTGGCCTTTTAGTAGGTTAGGTTGTTTTCACACCTCAACCtattcctcctctttttccagTTCATCTTTTAACCACTTCTTCTGATTTTTGCCCTAAGGTTATGACTGCCCAGCCACTGAAGGGATATTTGACTATGCAGCAGCTGTAGGAGGGGCTACAATCACAGCTGCCCAATGCCTGATTGACGGAATGTGCAAAGTAGCAATTAACTGGTCTGGAGGCTGGCATCATGCAAAGAAGTAAGAAAATGACCTTTCTGTTTTCTGACTCTTTCCTTGAGTCAGTTTCTCAGTTATATAAACTCTTATGCTTATTGTATTGACATTTACAGAGAGACGTGTGTATATGTGGCACTTTACAAGGCATTCTGAAGAAATCCaagtgaaatagaaaaaagattacCAAATATAGTGGAAAGCACACTGCTCAAAGTCAGGACACCTGTGCTCTACACCTAGTTTTTCTGCTAACTTGCCTAACTAACTTGGATTGATTACCCtccctaggcctcagtttcttcatcaataaaatgaacaaaggataCAACTAGACAGTCTCTAAATTCCTTTTCCGCTTTCTAGAAATTCCCCTGTCTTCAAGGGACTTACAGTCTagaaacattaacaaaattaGAATAGAGAACAACATTAGCTATGGTACCAATAGAATATGTGTATGAGCTGAAGAGACTTATCAGTAGAAAGAAATTAATCATGGAAGTCTTGGCGGAAGTGAATTTTAGAGCTAGTTCTTAAAAGAAGTGGCAAACAGATTTTTGAAAAGGTGGAAAATTGATGCGAATAGGTTTAAA
The sequence above is drawn from the Theropithecus gelada isolate Dixy chromosome X, Tgel_1.0, whole genome shotgun sequence genome and encodes:
- the HDAC8 gene encoding histone deacetylase 8 isoform X4; this translates as MLTREHRCGRSEEQELEPWPSPKKARSGRCLRNGFKWKMEEPEEPADSGQSLIPVYIYSPEYVSMCDSLAKIPKRASMVHSLIEAYALHKQMRIVKPKVASMEEMATFHTDAYLQHLQKVSQEGDDDHPDSIEYGLGYDCPATEGIFDYAAAVGGATITAAQCLIDGMCKVAINWSGGWHHAKKETCVYVALYKAF
- the HDAC8 gene encoding histone deacetylase 8 isoform X3, which gives rise to MLTREHRCGRSEEQELEPWPSPKKARSGRCLRNGFKWKMEEPEEPADSGQSLIPVYIYSPEYVSMCDSLAKIPKRASMVHSLIEAYALHKQMRIVKPKVASMEEMATFHTDAYLQHLQKVSQEGDDDHPDSIEYGLGYDCPATEGIFDYAAAVGGATITAAQCLIDGMCKVAINWSGGWHHAKKDEASGFCYLNDAVLGILRLRRKFERILYVDLDLHHGDGVEDAFSFTSKVMTVSLHKFSPGFFPGTGDVSDVGLGKGRYYSVNVPIQDGIQDEKYYQICERHEPPAPNPGLWKQLPQLLFLICIALSEN